In the genome of Thermosphaera aggregans DSM 11486, one region contains:
- a CDS encoding glycosyltransferase family 2 protein, with amino-acid sequence MKRVPELGEGSCSDYTGIIPVLNEAETLPIVLTELVENGIPRDRVLIVDGNSSDGSREIAESRGFRVILQEGKGKAMAVKTGVENAGSECIVFMDGDYTYPARHIHDLLKQLENGYDLVIGSRVYLEKGSQSTLFKLGNKAFSLFFRVLFGVKLSDVLSGMYPARRKLLREVGFELTGFSVEAEIVAHAASTGFRVTEVPIGYRRRVGRKKLGVRHGFKIALNIVRLTWRYSPVFFILALGALMLIPGLYLDMFVLYRWLFYGVVHHVRALAGITLSGLGALWSILAVLTLYFKRFEIRVLRALRDLEKKVGSEAWQASRGNVAINRNSY; translated from the coding sequence GTGAAGAGGGTTCCTGAGTTGGGCGAGGGCAGTTGTAGCGATTACACTGGGATTATTCCTGTTTTAAACGAGGCAGAGACCCTGCCAATTGTTCTAACGGAGCTGGTGGAGAACGGTATACCGAGGGATAGGGTTTTAATTGTTGACGGCAACTCGAGTGATGGTAGCAGGGAGATCGCCGAGTCGAGGGGTTTCAGAGTAATACTCCAGGAGGGTAAGGGTAAAGCAATGGCTGTTAAAACAGGCGTCGAGAACGCTGGTAGCGAGTGCATCGTATTCATGGACGGCGACTACACTTACCCGGCGAGGCACATACACGACCTGCTTAAGCAGCTCGAGAACGGGTATGACCTAGTTATCGGCTCGAGAGTGTACTTGGAGAAAGGCTCCCAGAGCACGCTGTTCAAGCTAGGTAATAAGGCTTTCTCACTGTTCTTCAGAGTACTATTCGGCGTCAAGTTGAGCGATGTGCTAAGTGGAATGTACCCTGCTAGGAGAAAACTGCTGAGGGAGGTAGGCTTCGAGCTCACCGGCTTCAGTGTTGAAGCAGAGATTGTAGCACACGCTGCCTCAACCGGTTTTAGAGTCACAGAGGTACCAATAGGCTACAGGAGGCGTGTCGGCAGGAAGAAGCTTGGCGTTAGACATGGTTTTAAAATAGCATTAAACATAGTTAGATTGACCTGGAGGTATAGCCCAGTATTCTTCATACTCGCTCTCGGAGCGCTAATGCTGATCCCAGGGCTGTACCTAGACATGTTTGTTCTATATAGATGGCTATTCTACGGTGTAGTACACCATGTTAGAGCACTAGCGGGTATAACGCTCAGCGGCCTGGGAGCACTGTGGTCAATCCTCGCAGTTCTAACACTATACTTCAAGAGATTCGAGATAAGGGTCTTGAGGGCATTAAGGGATCTCGAGAAGAAGGTGGGGAGCGAGGCCTGGCAGGCCTCCCGGGGGAACGTAGCGATCAATCGTAATTCTTATTAA
- a CDS encoding Lrp/AsnC family transcriptional regulator gives MDVDEIDLAIIKELSENARKAFSEIADKLKLSDVAVIKRVRRLESDGVIRRYALIVDPAKIGYKKISFTGINVRPEKLFEIVATLKAKDYVKYLAITSGDHELIAVIWARDGEELQKIHQEILSIEGVLNIYPAILADIVKAEQYV, from the coding sequence ATGGATGTTGACGAGATTGACTTAGCGATTATAAAAGAGCTATCGGAAAACGCTCGTAAGGCTTTTAGCGAAATAGCGGATAAGTTGAAATTGAGCGATGTAGCAGTAATTAAGAGAGTTAGGAGACTCGAGAGTGATGGAGTCATAAGGAGGTATGCGTTAATAGTTGATCCGGCGAAAATCGGTTATAAGAAAATATCATTCACAGGCATTAATGTTAGGCCCGAAAAGCTTTTCGAAATCGTTGCAACATTGAAAGCCAAGGATTACGTCAAATACCTTGCGATTACGTCAGGAGACCACGAGCTGATAGCTGTTATCTGGGCGAGAGACGGTGAAGAACTTCAGAAAATCCACCAGGAAATACTCTCTATAGAAGGAGTTTTAAACATCTACCCAGCTATTCTAGCAGACATTGTTAAAGCGGAGCAATACGTTTAA
- a CDS encoding tautomerase family protein, protein MPIVHVYMWSGVSREAKDKIIKGITKVFEELGIPGHAVEVVILEVPRENWGVGGEQASEKFKEERPP, encoded by the coding sequence ATGCCCATAGTCCACGTGTACATGTGGAGCGGGGTATCGAGAGAGGCTAAGGATAAAATAATCAAGGGCATAACAAAGGTATTTGAAGAGCTAGGGATACCAGGGCACGCAGTGGAGGTAGTAATACTTGAGGTGCCCAGGGAGAACTGGGGAGTAGGGGGAGAACAAGCAAGCGAGAAATTCAAGGAGGAAAGGCCACCATAG
- a CDS encoding GTP cyclohydrolase, FolE2/MptA family — protein MDGQELPDVHSEKPTFPLRVNKIGLTGVKLPPFNTGSGVFIPVFNIYVELPKYLKGAHLSRLYRVLANNYEILVDKGFEGLLDLALKALEVNDYAEKTYVEVHGDYLTRVGEKPFTLRLGSGVSVERIGKNPEWFSEVEVESITACPCAMKVSLSLFNKPFTHMQKAKVKVRLETGGKHVSPIRVAGVLISVLNPPVNLLTRREEAVFIQKILENPEFTEDIARKVSVILLKSLGDVLDPNHFIHVKVESMETIHQYHVESLITGYVKEFLKELEGVEI, from the coding sequence GTGGATGGTCAAGAACTACCGGATGTTCACTCTGAAAAACCTACGTTCCCCCTCCGCGTTAACAAGATTGGTTTGACAGGTGTTAAACTCCCGCCTTTCAACACAGGTAGCGGTGTTTTCATACCTGTTTTCAACATATATGTGGAACTGCCCAAATATTTGAAAGGAGCGCATCTTTCAAGACTCTACAGGGTTTTAGCAAACAATTATGAAATACTAGTGGATAAGGGTTTCGAAGGCCTGTTAGACTTGGCGTTAAAGGCATTAGAAGTAAACGATTATGCTGAAAAAACATACGTGGAGGTTCACGGAGACTATTTAACTAGGGTTGGTGAAAAACCCTTTACCCTTAGACTTGGCTCCGGGGTGTCGGTAGAAAGAATTGGGAAAAACCCTGAATGGTTCTCAGAGGTCGAGGTTGAAAGCATTACCGCGTGCCCATGCGCGATGAAGGTTTCACTGAGTCTTTTCAACAAGCCGTTTACCCATATGCAAAAAGCCAAGGTCAAGGTCAGGCTTGAAACAGGTGGCAAGCATGTTTCACCTATTAGGGTCGCGGGAGTATTAATCAGCGTTTTAAACCCTCCGGTAAACCTATTGACTAGAAGGGAAGAGGCGGTTTTCATCCAAAAGATATTGGAAAACCCTGAATTCACGGAAGACATTGCTAGAAAGGTTAGTGTAATCCTGTTGAAAAGTCTTGGCGATGTCTTGGATCCAAACCACTTCATCCATGTTAAAGTGGAATCTATGGAGACCATTCACCAGTATCACGTGGAATCCCTTATTACCGGTTATGTAAAGGAGTTTTTGAAAGAATTAGAGGGTGTGGAGATTTGA
- a CDS encoding glycosyltransferase family 4 protein — MRIVHVSTLFFPFVGGLERAVQRVAEEQAKVGHEVTVVTSDAYAEDRPRVEKGLITVVRVKSWKNPYPYLIVPREIPRDVLKNADIVVGWGHAYYFVYRMVKEAKNHGKPVGMYFIGVDYLQRHYNPLFKLLGFQYQRTLTKRLAEIVDTPFTTNEFEKELLKAGYGLDSFVIPHGVDEIYFRLPNMAKYLRNKYNVDGRIISYIGRIHLTKGVDLLIKAFAKIVKTEPDLKLVIAGKGDEKYLRKCLNIAKMLSIHNKIRYLGYIPEEDKIGLIDASELVVIPSRHAGENYSIIIDEVKARGKPLVVTNYGALPYRIKNAVEGIVVNADANSLAKGITYVLNNIDMFRIVEKPYTWSEVAKKLVDLYIEVAQ; from the coding sequence TTGAGGATAGTTCATGTATCTACACTTTTCTTTCCATTTGTTGGTGGTCTTGAGAGAGCTGTTCAGAGGGTTGCTGAGGAGCAGGCCAAGGTAGGTCATGAGGTCACGGTTGTTACTTCTGATGCTTATGCTGAGGATAGGCCTAGGGTTGAGAAGGGCCTTATTACAGTTGTTAGGGTCAAGTCGTGGAAGAATCCCTATCCTTACCTCATAGTTCCAAGGGAAATACCCAGGGATGTTTTGAAAAATGCTGATATAGTTGTTGGTTGGGGTCACGCATACTACTTTGTATATAGGATGGTTAAGGAGGCTAAGAATCATGGAAAACCTGTGGGTATGTACTTTATAGGTGTGGATTATTTGCAGCGCCATTACAATCCATTGTTTAAGTTGCTAGGCTTTCAGTATCAGAGAACACTCACAAAGAGGCTTGCAGAGATAGTGGATACACCTTTCACAACTAATGAGTTTGAGAAGGAACTGCTTAAGGCTGGGTATGGTCTAGACTCCTTCGTGATTCCTCACGGAGTAGACGAGATATACTTCAGATTACCTAACATGGCAAAATACCTCAGAAACAAGTACAATGTAGATGGAAGAATCATTTCATACATAGGCAGGATACACCTAACAAAAGGTGTAGACCTCCTAATAAAAGCATTTGCAAAGATCGTAAAAACAGAACCCGACCTCAAGCTTGTTATAGCTGGCAAAGGAGATGAGAAGTACCTTAGGAAATGCCTGAACATAGCGAAAATGCTTAGCATACACAACAAGATTAGGTACCTGGGCTACATACCAGAAGAAGATAAGATAGGACTTATAGATGCATCAGAACTGGTTGTCATACCCTCAAGGCATGCAGGAGAAAACTACTCCATAATAATCGATGAGGTGAAGGCGCGAGGAAAGCCATTAGTGGTAACAAACTATGGAGCTTTACCGTATAGGATAAAGAACGCGGTTGAGGGAATAGTTGTAAACGCTGATGCTAACAGCTTAGCAAAGGGAATAACATATGTACTTAATAACATTGACATGTTTAGAATCGTTGAAAAGCCATACACATGGAGTGAAGTAGCAAAGAAACTGGTGGATCTATATATTGAGGTTGCTCAGTAA
- a CDS encoding 6-hydroxymethylpterin diphosphokinase MptE-like protein — protein MSWLVDKDWWMKTYRGLIVKSMKLSFEMDQQATDLLSKMLDGRGNVIEFDEMKNLFKEYNESIVFGCGPSLLPDLDFLLESGNLRNKLLISADGATSVLINHDIIPHIVVTDLDGLIADIAWASLKGSVIVIHAHGDNIERIERFVPMFKGRLIGSTQVEPRPHVYNFGGFTDGDRGVFLSRTLGILRITLAGFDLNGEPYSCPGKLVPFNKRIKKKKLEVAKTLLKELVSKGVGFFNVRGEPYVL, from the coding sequence TTGAGCTGGCTCGTAGACAAGGATTGGTGGATGAAGACATACCGTGGATTGATTGTTAAAAGCATGAAGCTAAGCTTCGAGATGGATCAGCAGGCCACTGACTTGTTGAGCAAAATGTTAGATGGTAGGGGAAATGTAATAGAGTTTGACGAGATGAAAAACCTTTTTAAAGAATACAACGAGTCCATTGTTTTCGGATGCGGCCCAAGCCTCCTGCCAGACCTCGATTTTCTCCTCGAAAGCGGTAATCTGAGAAACAAGCTCCTTATCTCAGCCGACGGTGCTACATCAGTGCTAATAAACCACGACATAATACCCCATATAGTTGTTACGGATTTAGACGGGCTTATAGCAGATATAGCCTGGGCATCGCTTAAAGGCTCTGTCATCGTGATCCACGCTCATGGAGACAATATTGAGCGGATAGAGAGGTTCGTCCCAATGTTTAAGGGGAGGTTGATAGGTTCCACACAGGTTGAGCCGCGGCCACACGTTTACAACTTCGGGGGGTTCACTGATGGGGATAGAGGTGTTTTCCTCTCACGCACACTAGGCATATTAAGAATTACTCTCGCAGGCTTCGACCTGAACGGGGAGCCCTACTCGTGTCCGGGAAAACTAGTCCCATTTAACAAGAGAATTAAGAAGAAGAAATTAGAGGTGGCAAAAACACTGTTGAAAGAGCTGGTGTCGAAAGGGGTTGGGTTTTTCAACGTCCGGGGAGAACCCTATGTCCTTTGA
- a CDS encoding flavoprotein: MPRAIAWGITGAGSFLRESVETIVEIVGRGIPVTVYCSKAGESLLKSYGLMEELATYVKGAYPTGVVYETKEPPSFPSTGRFYMGVYDLAVISPASLNTSSKIIHGISDTLVTNLASHALKNNIELLILPVDLFENKSTIPVKILRENCNKCPECVAAESCPTGAMVKDSEWKVRLDISKCVRCRKCLSKCLWNAILFDVEITVKPNPYYVKILEKLKEIPHVRIIDHPRRVLQIIER; the protein is encoded by the coding sequence TTGCCTAGGGCTATTGCATGGGGGATAACAGGGGCTGGGAGTTTTCTGCGAGAATCTGTGGAAACAATCGTTGAAATCGTGGGGAGAGGGATACCGGTTACTGTATACTGCTCTAAAGCGGGAGAGTCCTTGTTGAAGTCTTATGGATTGATGGAGGAGTTGGCAACGTACGTGAAAGGAGCCTACCCTACCGGGGTAGTATACGAGACGAAGGAGCCCCCGAGCTTCCCGTCTACAGGGCGTTTCTACATGGGCGTGTACGATTTAGCCGTCATATCCCCTGCCTCCTTGAATACTTCTAGCAAAATAATCCATGGAATATCCGACACATTGGTGACAAACCTTGCATCACACGCTTTGAAGAACAATATTGAGCTACTCATCCTGCCCGTGGACCTTTTTGAAAATAAGAGCACTATCCCTGTCAAAATATTGCGTGAAAACTGCAATAAATGCCCCGAGTGCGTGGCCGCTGAATCCTGCCCCACAGGGGCTATGGTTAAAGACAGTGAGTGGAAGGTGAGACTGGATATTTCTAAGTGTGTTCGATGCAGGAAATGCTTGAGCAAGTGCCTGTGGAACGCGATATTGTTCGACGTTGAAATCACTGTTAAGCCCAACCCTTATTACGTTAAAATCCTCGAGAAACTGAAGGAAATCCCTCATGTGAGAATCATCGACCATCCCAGGAGAGTATTACAAATAATAGAGAGGTGA
- a CDS encoding class II SORL domain-containing protein has translation MLKMGLKELIYEPGSVKGEAVSKVESHTPRIEAPDKVKSGEVFKVKVSVGPHPNTVEHSIRWIELYFEEQGRPFNPILIGRYEFTPVYSEPVVEVSLKLSKPGKLIAVEYCNLHGLWESSKQIDVS, from the coding sequence ATGCTAAAAATGGGATTAAAAGAACTCATATATGAGCCGGGAAGCGTTAAAGGTGAAGCAGTTTCAAAAGTCGAGTCGCACACTCCTAGGATAGAGGCACCGGATAAGGTTAAGTCGGGCGAGGTATTCAAGGTTAAAGTTTCAGTCGGCCCCCATCCCAATACAGTAGAGCACAGTATTAGATGGATAGAGCTGTATTTTGAAGAGCAGGGAAGACCTTTCAACCCGATCCTGATAGGCAGATACGAGTTCACACCCGTGTACAGTGAGCCGGTTGTCGAAGTGAGTTTGAAGCTCTCGAAACCAGGGAAATTAATTGCTGTGGAATACTGCAATCTCCACGGCTTGTGGGAGTCCAGTAAGCAGATAGATGTGAGTTAA
- a CDS encoding glycosyltransferase yields MKEIKYITIIIPVYNSEKTLPLVLDSLLRLEYPHKYIRIVIVDDSSTDTSPQIAMEFKQKYEEKFHSIEVVRLSQRETTSKVRNEGIKRALPGSYLMFLDSDVVLNPTTLTKLIELAESDPRIGAVGGLCLTSNPSLFEKVMWCRYLGKIAEGPAGTGALLVKWEVFERVGFFNEKLGYPKTIYEDLEYIMRIRKHGCKVLIDGREPLLHIKFVPAGSSHSKSSKLRLVKQTLKRFVLYTSLRKAYALYEVLKIAPLKYKLEYVIYMLIPFALMLTSLYSTIVTLLLLFIMVFSSSLYSLIVYPQNTTLILRILAGPAILLSRVLRALALVSYIIVKPLYDKKMV; encoded by the coding sequence TTGAAGGAGATTAAGTACATAACCATCATTATACCTGTCTATAACTCTGAAAAAACCCTACCTCTAGTTTTAGATTCCCTCCTAAGGCTTGAATACCCTCATAAATATATAAGGATTGTTATTGTTGATGACTCTTCCACCGATACAAGCCCGCAGATAGCTATGGAATTCAAGCAGAAATATGAGGAGAAATTTCATTCTATAGAAGTTGTCAGATTAAGCCAGAGAGAAACTACATCGAAAGTACGTAATGAGGGTATTAAAAGAGCTTTACCAGGTTCTTACTTAATGTTCTTGGATAGCGATGTCGTATTGAATCCCACTACACTTACTAAACTGATTGAATTAGCTGAAAGTGATCCAAGAATAGGTGCTGTAGGAGGGCTATGCTTAACATCTAATCCTTCGCTATTTGAGAAAGTTATGTGGTGTAGGTATTTAGGTAAGATAGCTGAAGGTCCTGCAGGTACTGGTGCACTGCTTGTTAAGTGGGAGGTTTTTGAGAGGGTTGGGTTCTTCAATGAAAAGCTAGGGTATCCGAAGACAATATATGAGGATTTAGAGTATATTATGAGAATCCGCAAGCATGGATGTAAGGTATTGATAGATGGTAGAGAGCCTTTGCTTCATATCAAATTTGTGCCTGCAGGGAGCAGTCACTCTAAAAGCTCAAAGCTAAGATTAGTTAAGCAAACATTGAAACGTTTTGTTTTGTATACTAGCCTTAGGAAGGCATACGCACTTTACGAAGTCCTTAAGATTGCACCGCTGAAGTACAAGCTAGAATACGTGATATATATGCTCATACCCTTTGCACTGATGTTAACGAGCCTATATTCGACTATAGTAACATTGTTACTACTATTCATAATGGTATTCTCATCATCATTGTATTCATTAATAGTATATCCCCAAAACACTACCCTAATACTAAGGATTCTCGCAGGCCCTGCAATTCTATTAAGTAGGGTGCTAAGAGCTTTAGCGCTGGTATCCTACATCATAGTTAAACCTCTCTACGACAAAAAGATGGTTTGA
- a CDS encoding dihydroneopterin aldolase family protein yields the protein MSFDPAKKYFHKDVTDRERAAFEAGIALGMVIHQFTGIPLRRREDVKILEQVIENAVKAQPFKIDAKVSINIDLGNTDEPYEYTTLKTKNMDVKITVKYGRAVVKAALRHIDELDYNLAYIEEIREEE from the coding sequence ATGTCCTTTGACCCCGCTAAAAAGTACTTCCACAAAGATGTAACCGACAGAGAGAGGGCTGCTTTTGAAGCAGGAATAGCTTTAGGCATGGTTATACACCAGTTCACAGGTATCCCGTTGAGAAGGCGCGAAGACGTTAAGATTTTGGAACAGGTTATTGAGAACGCTGTCAAGGCGCAGCCTTTCAAAATTGACGCGAAAGTTTCAATTAACATTGATCTAGGAAACACAGATGAGCCTTACGAATATACAACACTGAAAACTAAGAATATGGATGTTAAAATAACTGTGAAATATGGAAGAGCCGTTGTCAAGGCTGCTCTAAGGCACATTGACGAGTTAGACTACAATCTAGCCTATATAGAAGAGATAAGAGAGGAGGAGTAG
- a CDS encoding glycosyltransferase family 2 protein, translating into MNYSASPKVSIVILTYNAKSTLGDILDKAVQSALNQSYPNIELLVVDNNSSDDTYEYIRNKYGDKVKVVKLAKNYGYCLGNNLALRYISSDAKYVLFQNPDAILSRDYVAKLIEILKQNPDAVAIQGLEIKPTRKRIKVGGTLNKAGYSVDILPQLPKNTRFAKTCSETLFAFGAALLIKKDVFESVGGFPSDYFLYYDEADLGFRFRALGFKILGCTYTSYIHFVSGTISKIHSLNPITLFTLLIRTEC; encoded by the coding sequence ATGAATTATTCCGCATCGCCAAAGGTCTCTATAGTGATTCTAACATATAACGCCAAATCTACATTAGGAGATATCCTAGATAAAGCCGTTCAGAGTGCTCTTAACCAGAGCTATCCCAATATCGAGCTTCTAGTAGTAGACAATAACTCATCTGATGATACATACGAATATATTAGGAACAAGTATGGCGATAAAGTCAAGGTTGTAAAGCTCGCGAAGAATTACGGTTATTGTCTTGGAAACAACTTGGCACTAAGATACATAAGTAGCGATGCAAAGTATGTGCTTTTCCAAAACCCTGATGCAATCTTATCTAGGGATTACGTTGCAAAGCTTATTGAGATTCTAAAGCAGAATCCTGATGCAGTAGCTATACAAGGCCTTGAAATAAAGCCTACGAGGAAACGTATTAAAGTTGGAGGAACACTAAATAAAGCTGGGTATAGTGTTGATATTCTGCCGCAACTACCCAAAAATACTAGATTTGCTAAGACTTGTTCCGAAACATTATTTGCTTTTGGAGCTGCTCTCCTCATTAAAAAAGATGTATTTGAATCTGTCGGCGGTTTTCCATCGGATTATTTCTTATACTACGATGAAGCTGATTTAGGTTTTAGATTTAGAGCCTTAGGTTTTAAAATCCTTGGTTGCACTTACACAAGCTACATTCACTTTGTTTCGGGAACAATTTCAAAGATACATAGTCTTAACCCTATCACACTTTTTACTTTATTAATAAGAACAGAGTGTTAA
- a CDS encoding glycosyltransferase: MHFDALLIVAIGLGLLHFGFPLAYYCYLKKLWLNKPWDVRSDPEYKPRVSIIVPTYNEAKLVRQKLDDIASQDYPKNLVEIIVVDSASTDGTLEVVKEWIADHRDVKAKLIEENARRGKAHALNKTLKVAMGEVVIITDVDSAWPSRDTLASALSWFSDPLVGAVTCLKVPTRGGFIGVERGYRDLYNVVRLCESKRFSTPVFHGELAAFRRDLLVKLGGFPVDIGADDSHTATLIAISGFRAIAVDNALCTELVPREGYHMWRIRRAQHLIQHFAKALGLLSKAPRGFKPVLLAEAWLLLVATTILLYKALTGTATATILLAAGTALLLFKPYRTWIATQAYLVTATIRNLWTKEIAWEKQEKS, from the coding sequence ATGCATTTCGACGCATTGTTAATTGTAGCGATCGGGCTAGGACTACTACACTTTGGCTTTCCACTAGCATACTACTGCTACTTGAAGAAGCTGTGGCTGAACAAGCCCTGGGATGTGAGGAGTGATCCTGAGTATAAGCCTAGGGTGTCTATTATTGTACCGACATATAATGAGGCGAAGTTGGTCAGGCAGAAGCTGGATGATATTGCCTCTCAGGATTACCCGAAGAACCTCGTAGAGATCATTGTTGTCGACTCTGCAAGTACTGATGGAACACTAGAAGTCGTTAAAGAGTGGATTGCTGATCATAGAGATGTTAAGGCTAAGCTGATTGAAGAGAATGCTAGGAGGGGTAAAGCTCACGCTCTAAATAAAACACTAAAAGTTGCTATGGGAGAAGTAGTTATTATTACAGATGTTGACTCGGCATGGCCATCTAGAGATACACTGGCAAGTGCTTTGTCGTGGTTTAGTGATCCACTAGTAGGTGCAGTTACGTGTCTCAAAGTGCCAACTAGAGGGGGCTTTATCGGTGTTGAGAGGGGTTATAGAGACCTCTACAACGTTGTTAGGCTTTGTGAGAGCAAGAGGTTTTCAACACCAGTTTTCCACGGAGAGCTTGCGGCTTTCCGTAGAGACCTCCTAGTTAAGCTGGGCGGGTTTCCAGTGGATATTGGGGCTGATGATAGCCACACAGCTACGTTGATAGCGATCAGTGGTTTTAGAGCAATAGCTGTCGACAACGCTCTCTGCACAGAGCTGGTCCCGAGAGAGGGGTATCACATGTGGAGAATTAGGAGAGCTCAACACCTAATACAACACTTCGCCAAAGCCCTGGGCTTACTATCAAAGGCTCCAAGAGGGTTTAAGCCGGTTCTATTGGCTGAGGCATGGCTACTACTAGTAGCAACAACAATCCTGCTCTACAAAGCATTGACTGGCACAGCAACAGCAACAATACTACTAGCAGCAGGAACAGCACTACTCTTATTTAAGCCCTACAGAACATGGATAGCGACACAAGCATACCTAGTCACAGCAACCATAAGAAACCTATGGACAAAAGAAATAGCTTGGGAAAAACAGGAGAAGAGCTGA
- a CDS encoding polysaccharide deacetylase family protein, which produces MKIAVTFDDAYKRQYYVAALLASRGIKTTFFVPTCLEKHPVDAEPLLSLQEVKEISRMGHEIGIHGCRHINLSSASYNEVLREVRDSKELLEEATGREVYGFAYPYGFYNSKIIDLVKQYYEYAVTVHLKHIKSCKKLVYTSRIDGHDRYTLCRLAPKSLFYAALKLLSNSAMKAEEVKIILVFHDEEPWLITTMLNIFRKIFNARFYTVKELLG; this is translated from the coding sequence ATGAAGATTGCAGTAACGTTTGATGATGCGTACAAAAGACAGTACTATGTAGCCGCACTCCTAGCTTCAAGAGGCATTAAAACAACATTCTTCGTTCCGACGTGTTTAGAAAAACATCCTGTAGATGCTGAACCTTTGTTATCGTTGCAGGAAGTTAAAGAGATTTCAAGAATGGGACATGAAATTGGAATTCATGGTTGCAGGCATATAAATCTTTCGAGTGCAAGCTATAACGAAGTTTTGAGAGAGGTCAGGGATTCAAAGGAGTTATTGGAGGAAGCTACAGGACGCGAGGTGTATGGCTTCGCCTACCCTTACGGCTTTTATAACAGTAAAATAATAGATTTGGTTAAGCAGTATTACGAATATGCCGTAACGGTTCACTTAAAACATATAAAGAGTTGCAAGAAGTTGGTTTATACTTCACGTATAGATGGGCACGATAGATATACTTTATGTCGCCTAGCCCCTAAATCCCTCTTTTACGCGGCTCTAAAACTGCTTTCTAACTCAGCAATGAAAGCTGAAGAGGTCAAAATAATCTTGGTCTTTCATGATGAGGAACCTTGGCTCATAACAACGATGTTAAATATCTTTAGGAAGATTTTTAATGCAAGGTTCTATACTGTGAAGGAATTGCTAGGATGA
- a CDS encoding glycosyltransferase gives MTIALLTKNSEDTVRFALRSVYRQKIPDNVAFELIVVDGYSKDNTLKIVAEEIQKLKERFLSQFTRHIILQEGVGVGYARNLALKEAQGDWILWIDSDNVLAQDYVLKAVKEIEKINHENIAVLYPQRAISVLKKRNFASRLIACYGKVLACQSNSKLFAIAKKLLSERLEDPIQRMLPYTPAQGTFCNIEALRKVGGFNPYLVAAEDIDVFLKLISNGYKMRPFNSTLYYFTRDSLRAWFRQAVTWEYGKIVMYLFSTYGNKCSISRMIQTQYTLNTSIINSVTILMTKVQACTSLEAFFLPLLYFYRRVGYSVGHLHGLRQEMFLRKLLRKGVNN, from the coding sequence TTGACCATAGCCCTTCTCACAAAGAATTCTGAAGACACTGTAAGGTTTGCACTAAGATCTGTCTATAGACAGAAAATCCCAGATAATGTAGCCTTTGAGCTAATAGTTGTTGATGGTTACTCCAAGGATAACACACTCAAGATTGTAGCTGAAGAGATTCAAAAACTTAAAGAAAGGTTCCTAAGCCAATTCACTAGGCATATAATTCTTCAAGAAGGTGTTGGTGTAGGCTATGCAAGAAACCTTGCCTTAAAAGAAGCACAGGGAGACTGGATCCTTTGGATAGATAGTGACAATGTCTTAGCACAAGACTATGTGTTAAAAGCCGTTAAGGAAATAGAGAAAATAAATCACGAAAACATTGCGGTGTTATATCCTCAAAGAGCTATTTCTGTTCTTAAGAAGAGAAACTTTGCTTCAAGGCTAATAGCTTGTTATGGTAAGGTCTTAGCATGCCAAAGCAATAGCAAGCTTTTCGCTATAGCAAAAAAGTTGTTAAGTGAGCGATTAGAAGATCCTATACAGAGGATGTTACCTTACACTCCTGCGCAAGGGACCTTCTGTAATATTGAAGCACTACGTAAGGTTGGAGGGTTTAATCCATATTTGGTTGCGGCAGAAGATATTGATGTGTTCCTTAAGCTGATTAGTAATGGTTACAAAATGAGACCATTTAATTCAACGTTGTATTACTTTACAAGGGACAGCCTTAGGGCATGGTTTAGGCAGGCAGTAACATGGGAATACGGGAAAATAGTGATGTATCTATTCAGTACGTATGGCAACAAATGTTCTATATCGAGAATGATACAAACTCAGTACACCTTAAATACATCTATCATTAATTCAGTTACAATACTTATGACTAAGGTACAAGCATGTACATCTCTTGAAGCATTCTTTTTACCCCTACTCTATTTCTATAGACGAGTAGGTTATTCCGTTGGACACTTACATGGTTTACGACAAGAGATGTTCCTGCGTAAACTTTTACGCAAAGGTGTAAATAATTGA